In Massilistercora timonensis, the following are encoded in one genomic region:
- a CDS encoding sugar ABC transporter ATP-binding protein, translated as MKILEAKNITKMFPGVVALDSVDVAFEPGEIHAIIGENGAGKSTLIKCLTGVYEPEEGEVLIEGENAIKNKALFDKVAYVPQEIDLFNYMSVAENLFMPYEKSGIKGTVNQKELEERAIPILEKFSIPIKPNELVKDISVSSQQLLQIARATVHEDYDVLMLDEPTTSLTSRDTEILFDIIRKIKEENKAIIFISHKLEEIFLLANVITVFRNGKKVAFSPTKDVDTNWVIRQMTGHEVDQNQRFYSTKVSDEVLLEVDNLTGEKFTNVSFKLKKGEILGFSGLVGAGRSELMQAIFGYLPVYAGSVKLGGQDWKLGDTNYSVKHGLVYLPEERKKQGILPVLSIRENISVSVLDEVKSGINISRKKEEDLAQQVIETYDVKTPGSDKEIQFLSGGNQQKVIIGRAMAGKPRLLIFDEPTKGIDVGTKTEIYRLMKKLAEEEEIGIIMISSEMEEVMKCSNRVIAMYEGKVAGEFDEHAGQQDVLGAIIGVNS; from the coding sequence ATGAAAATATTAGAAGCGAAAAATATTACGAAAATGTTTCCGGGTGTTGTGGCGCTGGACTCTGTAGATGTTGCTTTTGAACCAGGAGAAATACATGCGATCATCGGAGAGAATGGAGCAGGGAAAAGTACGCTCATCAAATGTCTTACCGGCGTATATGAGCCGGAAGAGGGTGAGGTGCTGATCGAGGGAGAAAACGCGATAAAGAACAAAGCCCTTTTTGATAAAGTCGCGTATGTACCTCAGGAGATCGACCTGTTTAACTATATGTCAGTTGCGGAGAACCTGTTCATGCCTTATGAGAAATCTGGTATAAAAGGAACGGTAAATCAGAAAGAACTGGAGGAGCGGGCGATCCCTATCCTGGAGAAGTTCTCCATCCCTATCAAACCCAATGAACTGGTTAAGGATATCTCTGTATCTTCACAGCAGCTTCTGCAGATCGCCCGGGCGACCGTACATGAGGATTATGACGTATTGATGCTGGACGAGCCGACCACCAGTCTGACAAGCAGAGATACGGAGATTCTTTTTGACATTATCCGGAAGATCAAGGAAGAGAATAAGGCGATCATCTTCATTTCCCATAAGCTGGAGGAGATCTTCCTGCTGGCGAATGTGATCACCGTATTCCGGAATGGAAAGAAAGTGGCATTCTCCCCCACAAAGGATGTAGATACAAACTGGGTTATCCGGCAGATGACAGGTCATGAAGTGGATCAGAATCAGCGATTTTATTCTACCAAGGTGTCGGATGAAGTACTGCTGGAGGTAGATAACCTCACCGGCGAGAAATTTACCAATGTCAGCTTTAAGCTGAAGAAGGGAGAGATCCTGGGCTTCTCCGGGCTTGTAGGCGCCGGGCGGAGCGAACTTATGCAGGCGATCTTCGGATATCTTCCGGTTTACGCAGGGTCCGTCAAGCTGGGAGGACAGGACTGGAAGCTGGGAGACACCAATTATTCTGTGAAGCACGGACTGGTCTATCTCCCGGAGGAACGGAAAAAGCAGGGAATCCTTCCGGTGCTCTCTATCCGGGAGAATATCTCGGTGTCCGTACTGGATGAAGTGAAGAGCGGGATCAACATTTCCAGGAAAAAGGAAGAGGATCTGGCACAGCAGGTGATCGAGACATATGATGTGAAGACTCCGGGATCGGATAAAGAGATCCAGTTCCTTTCCGGCGGTAACCAGCAGAAGGTAATTATCGGACGGGCCATGGCCGGAAAACCCAGGCTTTTGATCTTCGACGAGCCCACCAAAGGTATCGATGTGGGAACCAAGACAGAGATCTACCGTCTGATGAAAAAGCTTGCGGAGGAAGAGGAGATCGGTATCATCATGATCTCGTCAGAAATGGAAGAGGTTATGAAGTGTTCCAACAGAGTCATCGCAATGTATGAAGGAAAAGTGGCCGGAGAGTTCGATGAGCACGCCGGGCAGCAGGATGTGCTTGGAGCCATCATCGGAGTAAATTCGTAA
- a CDS encoding D-alanyl-D-alanine carboxypeptidase family protein gives MKQIFSVVLLVLLLFVSAADDVYATEVDGQEEMSEEEKQKERMQAIYDMPVQTNEIEGWPEGPGTYGDAAIVMEAGTGAILYAKNIDEHFYPASITKVLTALVALENGKMDDPVVFSHDCVAFLQPGDSSVGLKEGNEITLEQALYATLLASANEAAYAVGENVGKNAGHDYDWFIDEMNARCRELGGNNSNFVNTNGLHDPDHYTCARDMALIGSALFQYPDFFEIVQTHQYEIPASDTCEQHVFQQKHKMLNSNNKNYYKYAVGGKTGFTSDALNTLITMAEKDETRLVCVVLHSQSGHHYSDTRNLFDYAYKNFTRTPIEGNETSEDVGEILEEEGGGYVLLPKGVEFADLEMELVPDDANDGKATLNYTYGGTLVGKARARLSDQYINDHKAKIQQLDADAGDGAGQDKGLVEKIVLAGLCVVWIALVISFVRMILKRKRRRKKHRRH, from the coding sequence ATGAAACAGATTTTCTCAGTTGTGCTGTTAGTTCTTCTTCTGTTTGTAAGCGCGGCGGATGATGTATATGCCACGGAAGTTGACGGGCAGGAGGAGATGAGCGAGGAAGAAAAACAAAAGGAGCGGATGCAGGCGATCTATGATATGCCTGTGCAGACCAATGAAATCGAGGGGTGGCCAGAAGGTCCGGGGACTTACGGAGATGCGGCCATCGTCATGGAGGCGGGGACAGGGGCGATCCTGTACGCCAAGAATATTGATGAACATTTCTACCCGGCCAGCATTACCAAGGTGCTGACTGCACTGGTGGCCCTGGAGAACGGGAAAATGGACGATCCGGTGGTATTTTCCCATGATTGCGTGGCATTCCTGCAGCCGGGGGATTCTTCGGTAGGGTTAAAGGAAGGAAATGAGATCACGCTGGAGCAGGCGCTTTACGCGACGCTTCTGGCATCGGCCAATGAGGCGGCCTACGCAGTGGGGGAGAATGTGGGGAAGAATGCCGGTCATGATTATGACTGGTTTATTGATGAGATGAATGCCCGCTGCAGGGAGCTTGGAGGGAATAACTCGAATTTTGTCAATACCAATGGCCTGCATGATCCTGATCATTATACCTGTGCCAGAGATATGGCGCTGATCGGGAGCGCATTGTTTCAGTATCCGGATTTTTTTGAGATAGTGCAGACCCATCAGTACGAGATCCCGGCATCGGATACCTGTGAGCAGCATGTGTTTCAGCAGAAGCATAAGATGCTGAATTCCAACAATAAGAATTACTATAAATATGCGGTGGGCGGCAAGACAGGATTTACATCGGATGCCCTCAATACGCTGATCACTATGGCGGAGAAGGACGAAACCAGGCTTGTCTGCGTGGTGTTGCATTCCCAGAGTGGCCATCACTACAGTGATACCAGAAATCTTTTTGATTACGCATATAAGAATTTTACCCGGACGCCCATAGAAGGAAATGAAACTTCAGAGGATGTGGGAGAGATTCTGGAGGAAGAAGGGGGCGGCTACGTACTGCTGCCAAAAGGCGTAGAATTCGCAGATCTTGAGATGGAGCTGGTGCCGGATGACGCCAATGACGGGAAAGCTACCTTGAATTATACTTATGGAGGTACCTTGGTGGGCAAGGCCAGGGCAAGGTTAAGCGACCAGTATATTAACGATCATAAGGCCAAGATCCAGCAGTTGGACGCCGACGCCGGAGACGGGGCCGGGCAGGATAAAGGTCTTGTTGAGAAGATCGTGCTGGCTGGGCTTTGTGTGGTCTGGATCGCGCTGGTGATCTCCTTTGTGCGGATGATCCTCAAGAGAAAGCGGCGCAGGAAGAAACATCGGAGACATTAG
- a CDS encoding sensor histidine kinase, translated as MRQSRAVRNFLMGESILILLAAAVLWRERGTLLEVGVLLILQAGLVLGTIFRIIRPLEHFEKTLEAVTDGEWKEEEFGQVPAEVPYVEPIREAMERYAAFRTRENSAQIFNKQTELTALQSQINPHFLYNTLECIRGQALMDDNLEIARMVEALGAFFRYSISRKGNLVTLKDELDNIDNYMLIQKYRFGNRFSMEVIIDEEDEEAYNCLIPRLIIQPIVENAIFHGLEERLEGGRVTIEVIVTEKTLIITVSDNGKGIDREQLEKLNAKIRSRDTNPEDGEARDQRNTGIALPNIHKRIQLLFGEEYGVDIYSTPGQGTDVEVTIPVNYGHDWETEDEERDTEDQQSELSS; from the coding sequence ATGAGGCAGTCGAGAGCAGTGAGAAATTTTCTGATGGGAGAATCCATCCTTATTCTTCTGGCAGCGGCTGTGCTGTGGAGGGAGAGAGGGACGCTTCTGGAAGTGGGCGTACTCCTGATCCTGCAGGCGGGACTTGTTCTTGGGACGATCTTTCGGATCATCCGTCCCCTGGAGCATTTTGAGAAAACGCTGGAAGCAGTGACAGACGGGGAGTGGAAAGAGGAAGAATTTGGGCAGGTCCCGGCGGAGGTCCCTTATGTGGAACCCATCCGGGAGGCCATGGAGCGGTATGCCGCATTCCGGACCCGGGAGAATTCTGCCCAGATCTTTAATAAACAGACCGAGCTTACTGCCCTGCAGAGTCAGATCAATCCACATTTTCTCTACAACACGCTGGAGTGTATCCGGGGGCAGGCGCTGATGGATGATAACCTGGAGATCGCCAGGATGGTGGAAGCGCTGGGAGCCTTCTTCCGATACAGCATCAGCAGGAAGGGAAATCTGGTCACCCTGAAGGATGAGCTTGATAATATCGACAACTATATGCTGATCCAGAAGTATCGGTTTGGAAACCGGTTTTCCATGGAAGTGATCATCGATGAAGAGGATGAAGAGGCTTATAACTGTCTGATCCCCAGGCTTATTATCCAGCCGATTGTCGAGAATGCCATTTTTCACGGACTGGAAGAGCGGCTGGAAGGCGGCCGGGTGACCATCGAAGTGATCGTCACAGAGAAAACTTTGATCATTACCGTGTCGGACAACGGGAAGGGTATTGACCGGGAACAGCTTGAGAAGCTGAACGCGAAGATCCGGTCCCGGGACACGAACCCGGAAGACGGCGAGGCGAGGGACCAGAGAAATACAGGAATCGCGCTCCCCAACATTCACAAGAGGATCCAGCTTTTGTTTGGGGAGGAGTACGGGGTGGATATATACAGCACACCTGGCCAGGGAACGGACGTGGAGGTTACGATCCCGGTGAATTACGGCCATGACTGGGAGACAGAAGATGAAGAGAGAGATACTGAGGATCAGCAATCTGAATTATCGTCATGA
- a CDS encoding response regulator codes for MQNRKWQVLIVEDEYRIGMLIKHLIAWDEYNMECVDVVDNGESALRIIENSSPDIVITDIRMPKMNGLDLIGRSRELGKKIKFIVISGYKEFEYAHRALQYGVEDYLLKPINKDELNKVMDKLQKELTTQHRQVIEKQELQETVQESRQIIRRNFLKNIIEQEDELEAADAHVTLEGEIYRGIDIKLDYVDYNKRDKKQDKLTVERVVSLVEGILWEEAEEVLTCEKENLHLYCLFNYSYERSKSIRSRIHDILSAVKDYLMGFEQYEVTIGVGTERSEFGEIRFSIKEANRAVGNRIKLGTGRVIYAESIPRRTKEETPELTEQVKTAALAAIESYARENLDQCINQIYSEFLLREDLDYSLCYDKAEALIQFFFEHTEKQEEELKELRKELLSNCQHCYTIRELKHLLKTSLGNYLEASRSAMEAESARPIRQALQYIDDHYAEKLTLEELADIVELNAVYFSVLFKKETGINFSSYLVNVRMEKAKEILCSTNETIAAVAESVGYKDSRYFSQVFTKTVGIKPALYRKLHS; via the coding sequence ATGCAGAACAGGAAATGGCAGGTACTGATCGTAGAGGATGAATACAGGATCGGGATGCTGATCAAGCATCTCATTGCCTGGGATGAATATAATATGGAATGTGTGGATGTGGTGGATAACGGGGAATCTGCGCTGCGGATCATTGAGAACTCCTCTCCGGATATTGTCATCACAGATATCCGTATGCCCAAAATGAACGGGCTGGATCTGATCGGCAGATCCAGGGAGCTGGGGAAGAAGATCAAATTTATCGTGATCAGTGGGTACAAGGAATTTGAATATGCCCATCGGGCGTTGCAGTATGGAGTAGAGGATTACCTGCTCAAGCCTATCAATAAGGACGAACTCAATAAGGTGATGGACAAGCTTCAGAAAGAACTGACGACTCAGCATCGGCAGGTGATCGAGAAGCAGGAGCTTCAGGAGACGGTACAGGAGAGCAGGCAGATCATCCGGCGGAATTTCCTGAAGAATATTATTGAGCAGGAAGATGAGCTGGAGGCGGCAGATGCACATGTGACGCTGGAGGGAGAGATCTACCGGGGCATTGATATCAAGCTGGACTATGTGGATTATAATAAGCGGGACAAAAAGCAGGACAAACTGACAGTCGAACGGGTAGTCTCCCTTGTGGAAGGCATCCTCTGGGAGGAAGCGGAAGAGGTGCTTACCTGCGAGAAGGAGAATCTTCATCTCTATTGTCTGTTTAATTACAGTTATGAACGGTCAAAGAGTATCCGCAGCAGGATCCACGATATTCTGTCGGCGGTGAAGGATTATCTCATGGGATTTGAACAGTATGAGGTGACCATTGGAGTAGGTACGGAACGCAGCGAATTTGGGGAGATCCGGTTCTCCATCAAGGAGGCTAACCGGGCGGTGGGAAACCGGATCAAGCTGGGAACCGGACGGGTCATTTACGCGGAATCTATTCCCCGCCGGACGAAGGAAGAGACGCCGGAACTGACAGAGCAGGTAAAGACGGCTGCCCTTGCGGCTATCGAAAGTTATGCAAGGGAGAATCTGGATCAGTGTATCAATCAGATCTACAGTGAATTCCTGCTGCGGGAGGATCTGGACTATTCTCTTTGCTATGACAAGGCAGAAGCGTTGATCCAGTTCTTCTTTGAGCATACCGAGAAACAGGAAGAAGAGTTGAAAGAGCTGCGAAAAGAGCTTCTGTCCAATTGTCAGCACTGCTATACCATCCGGGAATTGAAGCATCTTTTGAAGACCAGTCTTGGCAATTATCTGGAAGCCAGCAGGTCGGCTATGGAAGCGGAGTCTGCCCGGCCGATCCGCCAGGCGCTTCAGTATATAGACGACCATTACGCAGAGAAGCTTACGCTGGAAGAACTGGCGGATATCGTGGAGTTGAATGCCGTATATTTCAGTGTGCTTTTTAAAAAAGAGACGGGGATCAACTTCAGTTCCTATCTAGTGAATGTTCGCATGGAGAAGGCAAAGGAGATCCTGTGCAGTACCAACGAGACCATCGCGGCAGTTGCCGAAAGCGTAGGGTATAAGGATTCCAGATATTTCAGTCAGGTCTTTACCAAAACGGTAGGGATCAAACCGGCGTTATACCGGAAACTTCATTCATAG
- a CDS encoding substrate-binding domain-containing protein, whose protein sequence is MKKKILAVLLTAAMVGTLAVGCSGGSEEGGSSEGGGGAAEDMTFVVVPKCVHAWFDEVNKGAQKQADLLSEQLGVEVTIDYRAPEAAEVSEQNSVLEQAAATEPTAILIDPVDYDGSADIIEEIQGRDIPVILFDAPSPEGSGLTSVGNDFAEQATIAVDMLIEEMGTSGKVAVMQGAPTAPNHAERYQAHLDALAEYPDIEVIDGGIDNDNVETAQSQAAAVLAANPDLTGYLNCDACGAGVAAAIEEKGMQDQITFVAMDNLIEILEYVKSGTITATSSTLPQEQGMYAVLMAYQAAQGMSLPAMVDTGIGQITADNVDEWIEIVSAQSE, encoded by the coding sequence ATGAAAAAGAAAATTTTAGCAGTATTGTTGACAGCAGCTATGGTCGGAACGCTGGCAGTAGGCTGCTCAGGCGGAAGCGAAGAAGGCGGCTCCAGTGAAGGGGGCGGCGGCGCAGCGGAAGATATGACATTCGTTGTAGTTCCCAAGTGCGTACATGCCTGGTTCGATGAAGTAAACAAGGGCGCGCAGAAACAGGCAGATCTGCTTTCTGAGCAGCTTGGCGTTGAGGTTACCATCGACTACCGTGCACCGGAAGCGGCAGAAGTTTCTGAACAGAACTCCGTATTGGAGCAGGCGGCAGCTACCGAACCCACAGCGATCCTGATCGACCCCGTTGATTATGACGGAAGCGCGGACATCATCGAGGAGATCCAGGGAAGAGATATCCCGGTTATCCTGTTTGACGCTCCGTCACCGGAAGGAAGCGGACTTACTTCTGTAGGTAATGACTTCGCAGAGCAGGCAACCATCGCCGTTGATATGCTGATCGAAGAGATGGGAACATCTGGAAAAGTTGCAGTTATGCAGGGTGCTCCTACCGCTCCGAACCACGCAGAGAGATATCAGGCACATCTGGATGCCCTTGCTGAGTATCCGGACATCGAAGTGATCGATGGTGGTATCGACAATGATAACGTTGAGACAGCACAGTCTCAGGCAGCAGCCGTTCTGGCAGCGAACCCGGACCTGACCGGATATCTGAACTGTGACGCCTGCGGCGCCGGCGTAGCAGCAGCCATTGAAGAAAAAGGCATGCAGGATCAGATCACATTCGTAGCAATGGATAACCTGATCGAGATCCTTGAGTATGTGAAGAGCGGAACCATCACAGCTACATCTTCCACACTTCCTCAGGAGCAGGGAATGTACGCGGTTCTGATGGCATACCAGGCAGCACAGGGAATGTCCCTTCCTGCAATGGTTGACACCGGTATCGGACAGATCACAGCAGACAATGTAGACGAGTGGATCGAGATTGTCAGCGCACAGTCAGAATAA
- a CDS encoding ATP-binding cassette domain-containing protein: MKREILRISNLNYRHERLLKLTNISLCILEGECVGFFGLSYSGKNFLVSLLTGQIEGASGKFSFSIDGQKVDSNKELKKKVYHMTAQNYLIGDWTVAEYIGLVDSRGFGLILRKNVIEETVKQYFDMLGLEIDVSRKLRDISEAEKRVVDLVKALNKGTRLVVIEDEFEGMDAGDIRTFEKAMKDLIAGRMAVIISSNSHVVMETLSDKYVFFSKGQIVKKCSRDFIRDKEQLERYLLGDMVVSPESEPGPQVQEHNGRENVIYRVKGLRLQSGEQRDFAFARGEVTTFLILNGREKEDFFLALSGRRRDEETVYLLDGIRLDAPGTDLFVRNKIVSVKNMGGSEELFSKMTVEENLLMPSLSKLSSWDYVAASGGLMKMAFRDGGTKDMEQNTLTGNLKINEMIRLILERWYFYNPRVLVLFEPFIMCDAQGISIVKAYIRKFAQRGTAVIICQSREEYIEDLSDRILRIR; the protein is encoded by the coding sequence ATGAAGAGAGAGATACTGAGGATCAGCAATCTGAATTATCGTCATGAGAGGCTGTTAAAGCTTACGAACATTTCTCTGTGTATTCTGGAGGGGGAATGCGTGGGATTTTTCGGCCTTTCTTATTCGGGAAAAAACTTTCTTGTGAGCCTTCTCACCGGACAGATCGAGGGGGCGTCCGGAAAGTTTTCTTTTTCCATTGACGGACAGAAGGTGGACAGCAATAAAGAACTGAAGAAAAAGGTGTACCATATGACCGCCCAGAATTATCTGATCGGAGACTGGACTGTGGCGGAGTATATTGGCCTGGTGGACTCCAGAGGATTTGGGTTGATCCTGCGCAAGAATGTGATCGAGGAGACAGTAAAGCAATATTTTGACATGCTGGGACTGGAGATAGATGTATCCCGCAAGCTGAGAGATATCAGCGAGGCTGAAAAGCGGGTGGTAGATCTTGTGAAGGCGTTGAACAAAGGCACCAGACTGGTAGTTATTGAAGATGAATTTGAGGGGATGGATGCCGGGGATATCCGGACCTTCGAAAAGGCGATGAAGGACCTGATCGCCGGCCGGATGGCTGTGATCATAAGCAGTAATTCCCATGTGGTCATGGAGACTCTTTCCGATAAATATGTGTTCTTTAGCAAAGGGCAGATCGTGAAGAAATGTTCCCGGGATTTTATCCGGGATAAGGAGCAGCTGGAAAGATATCTTCTGGGAGATATGGTGGTGTCGCCGGAATCTGAACCGGGTCCGCAGGTGCAGGAGCATAACGGACGGGAGAATGTAATTTACCGGGTGAAAGGGCTGCGCCTGCAGAGTGGGGAGCAGCGGGATTTTGCCTTTGCCCGGGGAGAAGTGACGACCTTTCTGATCCTGAACGGGCGGGAGAAGGAAGATTTTTTCCTGGCCCTTTCCGGAAGGCGAAGGGATGAGGAGACGGTGTATCTTCTGGACGGCATCCGCCTTGATGCGCCGGGTACAGACCTGTTTGTCAGAAATAAGATCGTCTCCGTTAAAAACATGGGGGGAAGCGAGGAACTGTTCTCCAAGATGACGGTGGAGGAGAACCTTCTTATGCCTTCCCTTAGCAAGCTTTCTTCCTGGGATTATGTGGCAGCCTCCGGCGGACTGATGAAGATGGCTTTCCGGGATGGCGGGACCAAAGATATGGAGCAGAATACACTGACGGGAAATCTGAAGATCAATGAGATGATCCGCCTGATCCTGGAGCGGTGGTACTTCTATAATCCCCGGGTACTGGTTTTGTTTGAACCTTTCATCATGTGCGATGCGCAGGGGATCTCCATCGTGAAGGCTTACATCCGTAAATTTGCCCAGCGGGGAACCGCCGTCATCATTTGCCAGTCCAGGGAAGAGTATATTGAGGATCTTTCTGACCGGATCCTGCGTATCCGATGA